The Chelatococcus sp. HY11 genome includes a window with the following:
- a CDS encoding GNAT family N-acetyltransferase translates to MLDNAIETQRALLRPIVAGDAKALHAAMTWGVVRQLSRVPWPLPLAGVEDFASRAEAQTRAGISWHHTVVVDGTPAGVMSIRPRHGAMNLGYWLAEPHWGKGLATETAAAYVAGFFAGSSDVHLTSGAFSDNEASLRVQEKLGFVVVGEGLLESQALGRHRAHSDTMLGRTRWRESAMAA, encoded by the coding sequence ATGCTGGACAATGCGATAGAGACTCAACGCGCTCTTCTCCGCCCCATCGTCGCCGGGGACGCAAAAGCGCTGCACGCGGCGATGACGTGGGGCGTCGTGCGCCAGCTAAGCCGTGTGCCATGGCCTCTTCCGCTCGCCGGGGTCGAGGATTTTGCCTCAAGGGCTGAAGCCCAGACGCGCGCGGGCATCAGTTGGCACCATACGGTGGTTGTCGATGGTACGCCGGCGGGCGTTATGTCGATCAGACCACGCCACGGCGCGATGAATCTCGGTTACTGGCTCGCTGAGCCCCACTGGGGCAAGGGATTGGCCACCGAGACCGCCGCTGCCTATGTGGCGGGCTTCTTCGCTGGCTCATCGGACGTGCACCTTACGTCCGGGGCATTCAGTGACAACGAGGCATCGTTGCGCGTCCAGGAGAAGCTGGGCTTTGTGGTGGTCGGTGAGGGACTGCTCGAATCGCAGGCCCTGGGCCGTCATCGCGCCCATTCCGACACGATGCTCGGTCGTACCCGTTGGCGTGAAAGCGCCATGGCGGCATGA
- the groL gene encoding chaperonin GroEL (60 kDa chaperone family; promotes refolding of misfolded polypeptides especially under stressful conditions; forms two stacked rings of heptamers to form a barrel-shaped 14mer; ends can be capped by GroES; misfolded proteins enter the barrel where they are refolded when GroES binds), giving the protein MAAKDVKFSQDARERMLRGVDTLANAVKVTLGPKGRNVVIEKSFGAPRITKDGVTVAKEIELADKFENMGAQMVREVASKQNDAAGDGTTTATVLAQAIVREGAKAVAAGINPMDLKRGIDLAVEAVTKSLGEHSKKITGSEEVAQVGTISANGDRTIGEMIAEAMKKVGNEGVITVEEAKTAETELDVVEGMQFDRGYLSPYFVTNTEKMIAELEDPYILIHEKKLSGLQTMLPLLEAVVQTGKPLLIVAEDVEGEALATLVVNKLRGGLKIAAVKAPGFGDRRKAMLEDIAILTGGTAISEDLGIKLENVTLDMLGRAKKVRIEKENTTIVDGAGAKVEIDARVAQIKAQIEETTSEYDREKLQERLAKLAGGVAVIRVGGATEVEVKEKKDRVDDALNATRAAVEEGILPGGGVALLRAVKALEGLVPGNDDQRTGVEIVRKAITAPARQIIDNAGVDGAVVIGKLLEASDYNHGYDAQTGTYGDLVRAGIIDPTKVVRTAIQDAASVAGLLITTEAMIAEAPKKEAAPAMPAGGMDY; this is encoded by the coding sequence ATGGCTGCGAAGGACGTGAAGTTTTCGCAGGACGCGCGCGAGCGGATGCTGCGCGGCGTCGACACACTGGCGAATGCCGTCAAGGTGACGCTGGGTCCGAAGGGCCGCAACGTCGTGATCGAGAAATCGTTCGGCGCCCCCCGCATCACCAAGGACGGCGTCACCGTCGCCAAGGAAATTGAGCTTGCCGACAAGTTCGAGAACATGGGCGCCCAGATGGTGCGCGAGGTTGCGTCGAAGCAGAACGATGCGGCCGGTGACGGCACCACGACCGCGACGGTCCTCGCTCAGGCGATCGTCCGCGAGGGCGCCAAGGCGGTTGCCGCCGGCATCAATCCGATGGATCTTAAGCGCGGCATCGACCTCGCGGTGGAGGCGGTGACCAAATCGCTCGGCGAGCATTCGAAGAAGATCACGGGCTCGGAGGAGGTCGCGCAGGTCGGCACCATCTCCGCCAATGGCGACCGCACCATCGGCGAGATGATCGCCGAGGCGATGAAGAAGGTCGGCAACGAGGGCGTCATCACCGTCGAGGAAGCCAAGACCGCCGAGACCGAGCTCGACGTCGTCGAGGGCATGCAGTTCGACCGTGGCTACCTCTCGCCCTATTTCGTGACCAACACCGAGAAGATGATCGCAGAGCTCGAGGATCCCTACATCCTGATCCACGAGAAGAAGCTCTCGGGTCTCCAGACCATGCTGCCGCTGCTGGAAGCGGTGGTGCAGACCGGCAAGCCGTTGCTGATCGTGGCGGAGGACGTCGAGGGCGAGGCACTCGCCACCCTCGTCGTCAACAAGCTGCGCGGCGGCCTCAAGATCGCGGCCGTCAAGGCTCCGGGCTTCGGCGATCGCCGCAAGGCCATGCTGGAGGACATCGCCATCCTGACCGGTGGCACCGCGATCAGCGAGGATCTCGGCATCAAGCTGGAGAACGTCACGCTCGACATGCTCGGCCGTGCCAAGAAGGTCCGGATCGAGAAGGAGAACACCACCATCGTCGATGGCGCCGGCGCGAAAGTCGAGATCGACGCCCGGGTCGCGCAGATCAAGGCGCAGATCGAGGAGACCACCTCCGAGTACGACCGCGAGAAGCTCCAGGAGCGCCTGGCCAAGCTCGCGGGCGGCGTCGCGGTGATCCGCGTCGGCGGCGCGACCGAAGTCGAGGTCAAGGAGAAGAAGGACCGCGTCGATGATGCCTTGAACGCCACCCGCGCCGCGGTCGAGGAAGGCATCCTGCCGGGCGGCGGCGTCGCTCTGCTACGCGCGGTCAAGGCACTCGAAGGGCTCGTGCCGGGCAACGACGATCAGCGCACCGGCGTCGAGATCGTCCGCAAGGCGATCACCGCGCCCGCCAGGCAGATCATCGACAATGCCGGCGTTGACGGCGCGGTCGTGATCGGCAAGCTGCTGGAAGCGTCCGATTACAACCACGGCTACGATGCCCAGACCGGCACCTATGGCGACCTCGTCAGGGCGGGCATCATCGACCCGACCAAGGTCGTGCGCACGGCGATCCAGGACGCGGCCTCCGTCGCGGGCCTGCTGATCACCACCGAGGCGATGATCGCCGAGGCGCCGAAGAAGGAAGCGGCCCCCGCCATGCCCGCCGGTGGCATGGACTATTGA
- a CDS encoding Hsp20/alpha crystallin family protein: MSVRDLIPWGRDNGNRVPTLYRDDQHNPVFSLHREVNRLFDDMFRSFDSLGSLPAFNGGWPKVEISETAGDIKVTAEIPGIEEKDLEILLDDDVLTLRGAKRAESEDKERQYSERYYGRFERRIPLGCEVEQDKIDARFKNGVLTIVLPKSERAQSQVKRIAIKH, from the coding sequence ATGAGCGTTCGAGATTTGATCCCTTGGGGCCGCGACAATGGTAATCGGGTCCCCACGCTTTATCGCGATGATCAGCACAACCCCGTCTTCTCGCTTCATCGCGAGGTCAATCGCCTGTTCGACGACATGTTCCGCTCGTTCGACAGCCTTGGTTCGCTGCCGGCCTTCAATGGCGGCTGGCCGAAGGTCGAGATCTCCGAGACAGCCGGGGATATCAAGGTAACCGCCGAAATTCCCGGGATCGAGGAGAAGGATCTCGAGATCCTGCTCGATGACGACGTCCTGACGCTCAGGGGCGCGAAACGCGCCGAGAGCGAGGACAAGGAGAGACAGTATTCGGAGCGGTATTACGGCCGCTTCGAGCGTCGCATTCCTCTCGGCTGTGAGGTCGAGCAGGACAAGATCGATGCCCGCTTCAAGAACGGCGTGCTGACGATCGTCCTGCCCAAGAGCGAGAGGGCACAGTCTCAGGTCAAGCGCATCGCGATCAAGCATTAG
- a CDS encoding DUF982 domain-containing protein, translated as MVAAESDSALDAAINQTGSMLLPGGYGYGNVGNRSPLREDCMMISDDFERPVVILTGLGHPAAIASAMEAYVFLADWPLSRRDPVHGFALKACLAAIRGEIEPDTARGLFASWAEKHDLLAPDVAAFVSRRKEGSRGHA; from the coding sequence ATGGTGGCCGCCGAAAGCGACAGCGCGCTCGACGCGGCGATCAACCAAACCGGATCCATGTTGCTTCCAGGAGGATATGGCTATGGCAACGTTGGCAATCGCTCCCCACTCAGGGAGGACTGCATGATGATATCTGACGACTTCGAGAGGCCGGTCGTGATCCTGACCGGGCTCGGGCACCCGGCGGCGATCGCATCAGCCATGGAGGCCTACGTGTTCCTGGCCGACTGGCCCTTGAGCAGGCGCGATCCGGTGCACGGCTTCGCGCTGAAAGCCTGCTTGGCGGCGATCCGCGGCGAGATCGAGCCGGATACGGCGCGCGGCTTGTTCGCGTCATGGGCGGAAAAGCACGATCTTCTCGCGCCCGACGTGGCCGCGTTCGTCAGCCGCCGCAAGGAAGGCTCGCGCGGCCACGCCTGA
- the groES gene encoding co-chaperone GroES, translated as MKFRPLHDRVVVKRIDAEEKTRGGIIIPDTAKEKPQEGEVVAVGPGARDEAGKLAPLDVKVGDRVLFGKWSGTEVKIDGEDLLIMKESDIMGVVEATATLKQAA; from the coding sequence ATGAAGTTTCGGCCACTGCATGACCGCGTCGTCGTGAAGCGCATCGACGCCGAGGAGAAGACCAGGGGCGGGATCATCATCCCCGACACCGCCAAGGAAAAGCCGCAGGAGGGCGAGGTCGTCGCTGTCGGCCCCGGGGCTCGTGATGAGGCCGGCAAGCTCGCGCCGCTTGACGTCAAGGTCGGCGACCGCGTGCTCTTTGGCAAATGGAGCGGCACCGAGGTCAAGATCGACGGCGAGGATCTCCTGATCATGAAGGAGTCCGACATCATGGGCGTCGTCGAGGCGACCGCGACCCTCAAGCAGGCTGCCTGA
- a CDS encoding GNAT family N-acetyltransferase, with protein sequence MFTCGIIEDAFVIETERLALRSPRLADAAAIACLAGDKAVAEMTALVPHPYPPGLAEQFITTARAGNAAGQHLILVAAFRHAPDDIIGAFGATREPETSLPSVGYWLGRPYWGRGLATEALRGLIDVLFARSDSRGLSAAVRVVNPASRHVLEKCGFHHDGAGFMDFPARGGRLPVDLFALERGIWASLKQWGPAVVVEGVRNDTALTAPLG encoded by the coding sequence ATGTTCACCTGCGGCATCATCGAAGACGCCTTCGTCATCGAGACCGAACGGCTTGCCCTGCGCTCGCCGCGCCTCGCCGACGCAGCCGCCATCGCATGCTTGGCCGGTGACAAAGCCGTAGCTGAAATGACGGCTCTTGTTCCGCATCCCTATCCACCAGGCCTGGCGGAACAATTCATCACGACCGCCCGCGCGGGCAACGCGGCCGGGCAGCACCTCATCCTGGTCGCGGCCTTCCGCCACGCGCCCGATGACATCATCGGAGCGTTCGGCGCCACCCGCGAGCCGGAAACATCGCTGCCTTCGGTCGGTTACTGGCTGGGTAGACCTTACTGGGGTCGGGGGCTGGCGACGGAGGCACTGCGTGGCCTCATCGACGTTCTGTTCGCCCGCAGCGACAGCCGGGGACTCTCGGCGGCTGTCCGGGTGGTCAACCCGGCGTCCCGCCACGTCCTGGAAAAGTGCGGCTTCCACCATGACGGTGCGGGATTCATGGACTTTCCAGCCCGCGGTGGCCGGCTTCCCGTTGATCTTTTCGCCCTTGAGCGCGGCATCTGGGCCAGCCTCAAGCAGTGGGGACCAGCGGTGGTCGTTGAGGGCGTGCGGAACGACACAGCCCTGACGGCGCCATTAGGATAA
- a CDS encoding M10 family metallopeptidase, with translation MTRANNAFGADVRNEMSIANNIPTGNRAIDGLIHQYKWSSNIITYSFPSSLSDYGDNYPIDYIADFKGVAKGVKEKAREFFREIEKVINVKFYEYEADPGRAIIRIAQSRVKNPCAYLPDTHHCAGDVWLPITDDYCELNEGGFEHHAIRHEIGHALGLKHPHDSGAFGTLPQEQDSSRFTVMSYNTYRDYWSLGCSRGEHPQSFMPLDVLALQALYGPPALSPNSGIDSLYSWDPLKGHSFRDGQYRKKASGDYVFETIVDDGGWDTFDFSNFTRDLNIDLRPGGASHVMPRFLKYGETAEQMVVCTPMSPRDDPRFFIEAAIGGAGNDAMKGNCGPNHLRGGGGHDRINGYAGDDRLEGDDGDDVLWGGRGDDFMAGGTGRNLFYITPGDGHDVIEDFKRGSGNVIDLRRFGITAPEDVKMLDTPAFGGSVTLHLVAFNGEGEAKLTLIGMTVQEVRADPAMFLF, from the coding sequence ATGACAAGAGCGAATAACGCATTCGGTGCTGATGTGAGGAATGAAATGAGTATAGCGAATAATATTCCGACTGGAAACCGTGCGATAGACGGGCTTATTCATCAATATAAATGGTCATCAAATATTATAACTTATAGCTTTCCAAGTTCCTTGTCGGACTATGGAGATAATTATCCAATTGATTATATTGCCGATTTCAAAGGGGTTGCTAAAGGCGTCAAAGAAAAGGCTCGTGAATTTTTCAGAGAGATTGAGAAGGTAATCAACGTAAAATTTTATGAGTACGAGGCCGATCCGGGCCGGGCCATCATTCGTATCGCGCAAAGTCGCGTAAAAAATCCCTGCGCCTATTTACCAGATACTCATCATTGCGCCGGCGATGTCTGGCTTCCAATCACGGATGACTATTGCGAACTCAACGAGGGCGGCTTCGAGCACCACGCAATACGTCACGAAATTGGTCATGCCTTGGGTTTGAAGCATCCTCATGATTCCGGCGCCTTCGGGACGCTTCCGCAGGAACAAGACAGCTCCCGTTTTACAGTCATGAGCTATAATACTTACCGCGACTATTGGAGCTTGGGCTGCAGCCGAGGCGAACATCCCCAGAGCTTCATGCCGCTGGATGTGCTGGCGCTTCAAGCACTCTATGGTCCACCGGCCCTGTCGCCAAACTCCGGGATCGATAGTTTATATTCATGGGATCCTTTGAAGGGCCACAGTTTCCGCGACGGTCAATATCGCAAGAAAGCGTCGGGCGACTATGTCTTCGAGACAATTGTTGATGACGGCGGATGGGACACTTTCGATTTCTCGAACTTTACGCGGGATCTGAATATCGACCTTCGACCAGGAGGGGCGAGCCACGTCATGCCACGCTTCTTGAAGTACGGCGAGACCGCCGAGCAGATGGTTGTCTGCACGCCGATGTCACCTCGGGATGACCCCCGCTTCTTCATCGAGGCCGCAATCGGAGGGGCCGGGAACGACGCGATGAAGGGCAATTGCGGTCCCAATCATCTTCGCGGCGGAGGAGGTCATGATCGCATCAATGGATACGCCGGGGATGACAGGCTTGAGGGCGACGATGGAGATGACGTGCTTTGGGGCGGTCGCGGAGATGACTTCATGGCGGGAGGAACGGGACGAAACCTTTTCTATATTACTCCCGGCGATGGGCATGACGTGATCGAGGATTTCAAGCGAGGTTCGGGTAATGTCATCGATCTCAGGCGCTTCGGCATAACAGCACCGGAGGATGTGAAGATGCTGGACACTCCGGCCTTTGGCGGCTCCGTGACACTGCATCTTGTTGCTTTCAACGGAGAGGGTGAAGCCAAACTCACCTTGATCGGCATGACAGTACAGGAGGTCCGCGCGGATCCAGCGATGTTCCTGTTCTGA
- a CDS encoding tyrosine-type recombinase/integrase: MASRGRPRRQLLEALGTTVPRLGELRAAHWSEFNLDEGIWTVPEALMKMRRPHRVPLPTQAVAILKDVQQLTGHGTFVFPSLRSVRVPCRKIR, from the coding sequence ATGGCTTCGAGGGGCAGGCCACGGCGACAGCTGCTTGAAGCTCTTGGCACTACTGTTCCTCGGCTCGGTGAGTTGAGAGCGGCCCACTGGTCAGAGTTCAATCTGGACGAGGGGATTTGGACCGTTCCGGAAGCCCTGATGAAGATGCGCCGTCCCCATCGGGTGCCGTTGCCCACACAAGCCGTTGCCATTCTCAAGGACGTGCAGCAACTCACCGGCCATGGCACCTTTGTCTTTCCCTCGCTCCGCTCGGTCCGCGTCCCATGTCGGAAAATACGCTGA
- a CDS encoding usg protein: MASTDFARQIAGYGLTTAGILYRLPDHPSILQEYIWQDYDLAPRFPELNKFLAFWQAKLDGKLFRITVAHQDLIGPADLSAVNGEFRLQ, translated from the coding sequence ATGGCTTCTACCGACTTCGCCCGCCAGATCGCGGGCTATGGACTGACCACCGCCGGTATTCTCTACCGCCTGCCCGACCACCCTTCGATTCTGCAAGAATACATCTGGCAGGACTACGACCTCGCCCCGCGCTTCCCGGAGCTGAACAAGTTCCTCGCCTTCTGGCAGGCCAAGCTCGACGGTAAGCTTTTTCGGATTACCGTTGCCCATCAGGACCTGATCGGGCCTGCCGACCTCAGCGCGGTGAACGGCGAATTCCGGCTCCAATAA
- the rpmA gene encoding 50S ribosomal protein L27, which produces MAHKKAGGSSRNGRDSDGRRLGVKKFGGESVISGNILIRQRGTKVHAGANVGMGKDHTLFALCAGRVDFTKRAGRAFVSVVPAQQAAE; this is translated from the coding sequence ATGGCTCACAAAAAGGCAGGCGGCTCGTCGCGCAACGGTCGTGACTCGGACGGCCGGCGTCTCGGCGTGAAGAAGTTCGGTGGCGAAAGCGTCATTTCCGGCAACATCCTTATCCGCCAACGCGGCACCAAGGTGCACGCGGGCGCCAACGTCGGCATGGGCAAAGACCATACGCTCTTCGCGCTTTGCGCAGGCCGCGTCGACTTCACGAAACGTGCCGGACGAGCATTTGTATCGGTTGTACCCGCCCAACAGGCGGCAGAGTAA
- a CDS encoding 50S ribosomal protein L21 yields MFAVIKTGGKQYRVAAADVITIERLAGEPGDIIAFSDVLMLGNGETTEVGAPFVAGATVAGELVEQSRGDKVIAFKKRRRQNSKRKRGHRQDLTVVRITEILTGGAKPSAKVAAAKPAPKAKATEAKATEAAAAADTAGDHSNLSLIAGIGPTIEKKLRAAGVTSWDQIAAWTEADIEKYDAELALRGRIARDEWIEQAKELLAGKPPRAKIDQAELKSGEDY; encoded by the coding sequence ATGTTCGCAGTTATCAAGACCGGCGGCAAACAGTACCGCGTCGCCGCCGCCGACGTTATCACCATCGAGCGCCTTGCCGGCGAGCCTGGTGACATCATTGCCTTCAGCGACGTGCTGATGCTTGGCAATGGCGAGACAACCGAAGTGGGCGCGCCCTTCGTGGCCGGCGCCACCGTTGCCGGTGAGCTCGTAGAGCAGAGCCGCGGCGACAAGGTCATCGCCTTCAAGAAGCGTCGCCGGCAGAACTCGAAGCGCAAGCGTGGTCACCGTCAGGACCTGACCGTGGTGCGCATCACGGAGATTCTCACGGGTGGCGCGAAGCCGTCGGCGAAGGTCGCGGCCGCGAAGCCCGCACCGAAGGCCAAGGCGACGGAAGCGAAGGCAACGGAAGCCGCCGCCGCGGCTGACACTGCCGGCGATCATAGCAATCTCTCGCTGATAGCGGGCATCGGCCCGACCATCGAGAAGAAGCTGCGCGCCGCTGGCGTCACGAGCTGGGATCAGATCGCGGCCTGGACCGAGGCCGACATCGAGAAGTACGATGCCGAACTCGCCCTGCGCGGTCGCATTGCACGCGACGAGTGGATCGAGCAGGCCAAGGAGCTCCTGGCCGGCAAGCCGCCCCGTGCGAAGATCGATCAGGCCGAGCTGAAGTCCGGTGAGGACTACTGA